One segment of Paramormyrops kingsleyae isolate MSU_618 chromosome 8, PKINGS_0.4, whole genome shotgun sequence DNA contains the following:
- the LOC111839892 gene encoding CDK5 and ABL1 enzyme substrate 2-like isoform X1 — protein sequence MAAPAACASRSMIGNNTGKANKERIRKSKDSRRRQAALLFLKNISLDGRPIYGLGNGNPSQSEPEFRALDAPAMVAGLPRSATSSCAAFSDLSPSVSGGAATPGTRIVVVNQAPSYVPSAVAGFSTAGSSDALLEGGRLAPGSSQGTVLSLSGIQSNPHLTTNKLPAALTAPSDSISSLDTRQKLRNPSGSPGPRPANKIHFIKSMRQYDIGGSRVVLICAKRSLCAALSVVPYGQSNNLSNLKLEADRQRHSSGGATTSLDVVPTLEGVELGAYGKTVSYAQFLLPTNALMRCKSTPGDTARTQRSHTPARFSCAMTQDVGADDLTEYDPNLLSDPRWPCGKHKRVLIFASYMTTVIEYVKPSDLKKDMNETFRERFPHIKLTLSKIRSLKREMRTLSEECGLQPVTVAMAFVYFEKLVLQGRLNKQNRKLVAAACVLLAAKISSDLRKPDVRLLIDKLEERFRINRRELIALEFTVLVALEMALYLPDSKVMPHYRRLAQQP from the exons ATGGCGGCGCCTGCCGCTTGTGCTTCACGCAGTATGATAGGCAACAATACGGGCAAAGCCAATAAAGAACGCATAAGGAAAAGTAAGGACTCACGGCGGCGCCAGGCAGCCTTGCTGTTTCTTAAAAACATATCTTTAGATGGACGCCCCATTTACGGTTTGGGTAACGGGAACCCCAGTCAAAGTGAACCCGAGTTCCGAGCTCTGGACGCCCCGGCAATGGTGGCCGGTCTGCCGCGATCTGCAACGAGTAGCTGTGCAGCCTTCAGCGACCTGTCACCCTCCGTGAGCGGCGGAGCCGCCACTCCCGGGACGAGGATCGTGGTCGTCAACCAGGCGCCTAGTTATGTTCCCTCTGCCGTGGCAGGCTTCAGTACTGCGGGGAGCAGCGATGCGCTCCTGGAAGGGGGAAGACTCGCCCCGGGCTCCTCACAAGGGACGGTCCTTTCACTGTCTGGGATACAATCGAATCCCCATCTAACAACCAATAAGTTGCCGGCCGCGCTGACGGCTCCAAGTGACAGTATCTCGTCGCTGGATACGCGGCAAAA GCTCCGAAATCCATCTGGCTCCCCAGGACCAAGGCCAGCGAATAAGATCCACTTCATCAAGAGCATGCGGCAGTATGACATTGGGGGCAGCAG GGTTGTGCTGATCTGTGCCAAGCGCTCCCTGTGTGCTGCCCTCTCCGTCGTCCCATACGGGCAAAGCAACAATCTCAG CAATCTGAAGCTGGAGGCAGACCGACAGCGCCACTCTTCAGGAGGGGCCACCACAAGCCTGGATGTAGTGCCCACGCTCGAGGGCGTAGAGCTGGGTGCCTATGGAAAG ACGGTGTCATACGCTCAGTTCCTTCTCCCCACCAATGCCCTGATGAGGTGCAAGAGCACCCCCGGGGACACTGCCCGTACCCAGAGAAGCCACACCCCCGCCAGGTTCTCCTGTGCCATGACCCAGGACGTAG GTGCCGATGACCTGACCGAGTATGACCCCAACCTGCTGAGCGACCCTCGGTGGCCCTGTGGGAAGCACAAGCGTGTGCTCATCTTCGCCTCCTATATG ACCACAGTTATTGAGTATGTAAAACCATCagacctcaagaaggacatgaACGAGACCTTCAGGGAGAGATTCCCTCACATCAAGCTCACCCTGAGCAAGATAAGAAG TCTGAAGCGGGAGATGCGTACCCTGAGCGAGGAATGCGGCCTGCAGCCGGTCACCGTGGCGATGGCCTTTGTCTACTTCGAGAAGCTGGTGCTGCAGGGGCGCCTCAACAAGCAGAACCGCAAGCTGGTGGCGGCGGCCTGTGTCCTGCTAGCCGCCAAGATCAGCAGTGACCTCCGCAAGCCAGACGTGCGCCTGCTCATCGAC AAGTTGGAGGAGCGTTTCCGCATTAACCGGCGGGAGCTCATTGCGCTGGAATTCACCGTGCTGGTGGCCTTGGAGATGGCGCTCTACCTGCCGGACAGCAAGGTCATGCCTCACTACCGCCGGCTGGCACAGCAGCCCTGA
- the LOC111839892 gene encoding CDK5 and ABL1 enzyme substrate 2-like isoform X2, whose translation MAAPAACASRSMIGNNTGKANKERIRKSKDSRRRQAALLFLKNISLDGRPIYGLGNGNPSQSEPEFRALDAPAMVAGLPRSATSSCAAFSDLSPSVSGGAATPGTRIVVVNQAPSYVPSAVAGFSTAGSSDALLEGGRLAPGSSQGTVLSLSGIQSNPHLTTNKLPAALTAPSDSISSLDTRQKLRNPSGSPGPRPANKIHFIKSMRQYDIGGSSNLKLEADRQRHSSGGATTSLDVVPTLEGVELGAYGKTVSYAQFLLPTNALMRCKSTPGDTARTQRSHTPARFSCAMTQDVGADDLTEYDPNLLSDPRWPCGKHKRVLIFASYMTTVIEYVKPSDLKKDMNETFRERFPHIKLTLSKIRSLKREMRTLSEECGLQPVTVAMAFVYFEKLVLQGRLNKQNRKLVAAACVLLAAKISSDLRKPDVRLLIDKLEERFRINRRELIALEFTVLVALEMALYLPDSKVMPHYRRLAQQP comes from the exons ATGGCGGCGCCTGCCGCTTGTGCTTCACGCAGTATGATAGGCAACAATACGGGCAAAGCCAATAAAGAACGCATAAGGAAAAGTAAGGACTCACGGCGGCGCCAGGCAGCCTTGCTGTTTCTTAAAAACATATCTTTAGATGGACGCCCCATTTACGGTTTGGGTAACGGGAACCCCAGTCAAAGTGAACCCGAGTTCCGAGCTCTGGACGCCCCGGCAATGGTGGCCGGTCTGCCGCGATCTGCAACGAGTAGCTGTGCAGCCTTCAGCGACCTGTCACCCTCCGTGAGCGGCGGAGCCGCCACTCCCGGGACGAGGATCGTGGTCGTCAACCAGGCGCCTAGTTATGTTCCCTCTGCCGTGGCAGGCTTCAGTACTGCGGGGAGCAGCGATGCGCTCCTGGAAGGGGGAAGACTCGCCCCGGGCTCCTCACAAGGGACGGTCCTTTCACTGTCTGGGATACAATCGAATCCCCATCTAACAACCAATAAGTTGCCGGCCGCGCTGACGGCTCCAAGTGACAGTATCTCGTCGCTGGATACGCGGCAAAA GCTCCGAAATCCATCTGGCTCCCCAGGACCAAGGCCAGCGAATAAGATCCACTTCATCAAGAGCATGCGGCAGTATGACATTGGGGGCAGCAG CAATCTGAAGCTGGAGGCAGACCGACAGCGCCACTCTTCAGGAGGGGCCACCACAAGCCTGGATGTAGTGCCCACGCTCGAGGGCGTAGAGCTGGGTGCCTATGGAAAG ACGGTGTCATACGCTCAGTTCCTTCTCCCCACCAATGCCCTGATGAGGTGCAAGAGCACCCCCGGGGACACTGCCCGTACCCAGAGAAGCCACACCCCCGCCAGGTTCTCCTGTGCCATGACCCAGGACGTAG GTGCCGATGACCTGACCGAGTATGACCCCAACCTGCTGAGCGACCCTCGGTGGCCCTGTGGGAAGCACAAGCGTGTGCTCATCTTCGCCTCCTATATG ACCACAGTTATTGAGTATGTAAAACCATCagacctcaagaaggacatgaACGAGACCTTCAGGGAGAGATTCCCTCACATCAAGCTCACCCTGAGCAAGATAAGAAG TCTGAAGCGGGAGATGCGTACCCTGAGCGAGGAATGCGGCCTGCAGCCGGTCACCGTGGCGATGGCCTTTGTCTACTTCGAGAAGCTGGTGCTGCAGGGGCGCCTCAACAAGCAGAACCGCAAGCTGGTGGCGGCGGCCTGTGTCCTGCTAGCCGCCAAGATCAGCAGTGACCTCCGCAAGCCAGACGTGCGCCTGCTCATCGAC AAGTTGGAGGAGCGTTTCCGCATTAACCGGCGGGAGCTCATTGCGCTGGAATTCACCGTGCTGGTGGCCTTGGAGATGGCGCTCTACCTGCCGGACAGCAAGGTCATGCCTCACTACCGCCGGCTGGCACAGCAGCCCTGA